In one window of Nomascus leucogenys isolate Asia chromosome 1a, Asia_NLE_v1, whole genome shotgun sequence DNA:
- the GADD45G gene encoding growth arrest and DNA damage-inducible protein GADD45 gamma, which translates to MTLEEVRGQDTVPESTARMQGAGKALHELLLSAQRQGCLTAGVYESAKVLNVDPDNVTFCVLAADEEDEGDIALQIHFTLIQAFCCENDIDIVRVGDVQRLAAIVGAGEEAGAPGDLHCILISNPNEDAWKDPALEKLSLFCEESRSVNDWVPSITLPE; encoded by the exons ATGACTCTGGAAGAAGTCCGCGGCCAGGACACAGTTCCGGAAAGCACAGCCAG GATGCAGGGTGCCGGGAAAGCGCTGCACGAGTTGCTGCTATCGGCGCAGCGTCAGGGCTGCCTCACTGCCGGCGTCTACGAGTCAGCCAAAGTCCTGAACGT GGACCCCGACAATGTGACCTTCTGTGTGCTGGCTGCCGATGAGGAGGACGAGGGCGACATCGCGCTGCAGATCCATTTTACGCTGATCCAGGCTTTCTGCTGCGAGAACGACATCGACATAGTGCGCGTGGGCGATGTGCAGCGGCTGGCGGCTATCGTGGGCGCCGGCGAGGAGGCGGGTGCGCCGGGCGACCTGCACTGCATTCTCATTTCG AACCCCAACGAGGACGCCTGGAAGGATCCCGCCTTGGAGAAGCTCAGCCTGTTTTGCGAGGAGAGCCGCAGCGTTAACGACTGGGTGCCCAGCATCACCCTCCCCGAGTGA